From a region of the Pseudoxanthomonas sp. X-1 genome:
- a CDS encoding carbohydrate porin: MHRHSPGRSSCVVLYALLACARAHAAPEQASTMTGDWSGVREEWATRGVALRGDYIGEAVAVIDSGDGTSGTRYAQQLRVGMDLAMDRLAGWRGGAFHLTLNDRRGRSASADLVGNRFALQQVYGGTYTRLSEASFDYGFAGGGYLKLGFYAMGSHFGLLAAGNNFINSALCAHPLSMTGNSGWYNYPVARWGTETGWPLGARTVLRGGWFQVNPQLRGNNVHTAFRPFASGTTGSLFVLELAWTPGAGGSYPGSYQVGAYADTSRAQRLGTAASVSGRNGAWLLAEQKVSAEAADPARGLTVFGELMRTDQASSPISRWRVAGFYYQGIGTRSHDRLALGYASAQVNDALRTARRIELADAGVPGDAPLSRLTDAETLYELAYTAQLRPWLTLRPDLQYIVDPGTFSYRRTGDALAVGLQVRATF, translated from the coding sequence ATGCATCGGCATTCCCCCGGCCGTTCCTCCTGTGTCGTGCTGTACGCGCTGCTGGCCTGCGCGCGGGCCCATGCCGCGCCCGAGCAGGCCTCCACCATGACCGGCGACTGGAGCGGCGTGCGCGAGGAATGGGCCACGCGCGGCGTCGCGCTGCGCGGCGATTACATCGGCGAGGCGGTGGCGGTGATCGACAGTGGCGATGGGACGAGCGGCACGCGCTACGCGCAGCAGCTGCGCGTGGGCATGGACCTGGCCATGGACCGGCTGGCCGGCTGGCGCGGCGGGGCGTTCCATCTCACGCTCAACGATCGCCGCGGCCGCAGCGCCTCGGCCGATCTGGTCGGCAACCGCTTCGCCCTGCAGCAGGTCTATGGCGGCACCTATACGCGGCTGAGCGAGGCCAGCTTCGACTACGGCTTCGCCGGTGGCGGCTACCTCAAGCTGGGCTTCTACGCGATGGGCAGCCACTTCGGCCTGCTGGCGGCCGGCAACAATTTCATCAATTCGGCGCTGTGCGCGCACCCGCTGTCGATGACCGGCAACAGCGGCTGGTACAACTACCCGGTGGCGCGCTGGGGCACCGAGACCGGCTGGCCGCTGGGCGCGCGCACGGTCCTGCGCGGCGGCTGGTTCCAGGTCAATCCGCAGCTGCGCGGCAACAACGTGCACACCGCATTCCGTCCCTTCGCCAGCGGCACGACCGGCTCCCTGTTCGTGCTCGAACTGGCCTGGACCCCGGGCGCGGGCGGCTCCTACCCCGGCAGCTACCAGGTGGGCGCCTACGCCGACACCTCGCGCGCCCAGCGGCTGGGCACCGCGGCCAGCGTCAGCGGGCGCAACGGCGCGTGGCTGCTGGCCGAACAGAAGGTCAGCGCGGAGGCCGCCGATCCCGCGCGGGGCCTGACCGTGTTCGGCGAGCTCATGCGCACCGACCAGGCGAGCTCGCCCATCAGTCGCTGGCGCGTGGCCGGCTTTTACTACCAAGGCATCGGCACGCGGAGCCACGACCGCCTGGCGCTGGGCTACGCAAGCGCCCAGGTCAACGATGCCCTGCGCACGGCGCGGCGGATCGAACTGGCCGATGCCGGCGTCCCGGGCGACGCACCGCTCTCCCGGCTCACCGATGCCGAGACCCTGTACGAGCTGGCCTACACCGCGCAGCTCAGGCCATGGCTGACGCTGCGCCCGGACCTGCAGTACATCGTCGACCCGGGCACGTTCAGCTACCGGCGCACGGGTGATGCGCTGGCGGTGGGGCTGCAGGTGAGGGCGACGTTCTGA